A single region of the Metarhizium brunneum chromosome 6, complete sequence genome encodes:
- the STIMATE gene encoding Store-operated calcium entry regulator STIMATE, whose product MDFRVAQYARNPASIGIDPPTHTADIEPVMTIFSAVSSTVAAMTASSTTATPTSAPDSPHDSPEGECQLLGSFALIVQAALGALALLSLVYKRYRERPQRPLKIWFFDVSKQVFGSVLVHIANIFMSMLTSGRFSIKLEPGAVQARGDDPYVPNPCSFYLLNLGIDTTLGIPILIILLKIITGLVALTPLGKPFESIQSGNYGNPPSSWWWLKQSVIYFCGLFGMKICVLIIFIVMPWISKVGDWALSWTEGNERLQIAFVMMIFPLIMNALQYYIIDSFIKMKEPEHERLPSDEPDHDIPRYRGTRLRSQAEGSDADDNDSDFDSRSRPLRSKNGLESNVQEEYDPDVDGDAPTVIGSSSSRGRLDRAKVSTELYPKE is encoded by the exons ATGGACTTTCGCGTTGCACAATATGCTAGAAATCCTGCCAGCATAGGCATCGACCCGCCTACTCACACCGCTGATATTGAACCTGTCATGACCATCTTCTCGGCTGTTTCTTCAACTGTTGCCGCCATGACAGCTTCAAGTACTACGGCCACACCCACGTCTGCACCCGACTCACCACACGATAGCCCAGAAGGTGAATGCCAGCTCCTCGGCTCCTTTGCCCTGATAGTTCAAGCGGCATTGGGagccttggctttgctgTCGCTGGTGTATAAGCGGTACAGAGAGCGTCCGCAACGACCACTTAAGATTTGGTTCTTCGACGTGTCCAAGCAAGTGTTTGGCTCTGTCCTGGTGCATATTGCCAACATCTTCATGTCTATGCTTACAAGCGGCCGGTTTTCGATAAAGCTAGAACCGGGCGCAGTGCAGGCACGGGGCGACGACCCCTACGTACCCAACCCTTGCTCATTCTATCTCCTCAACCTAGGTATTGAC ACAACACTCGGTATCCctattcttattattctCCTGAAAATCATCACCGGCCTCGTGGCCTTGACACCGCTCGGCAAACCTTTCGAGTCCATCCAATCGGGAAACTACGGCAACCCCCCCAgctcgtggtggtggctcAAGCAGTCCGTCATCTACTTCTGCGGCCTCTTCGGCATGAAGATCTgcgtcctcatcatcttcattgtCATGCCCTGGATCTCCAAAGTCGGCGACTGGGCCCTCTCCTGGACCGAAGGCAACGAAAGACTCCAAATAGCATTCGTCATGATGATCTTCCCGCTCATCATGAATGCTCTGCAATACTACATCATCGACTCGTTCATCAAGATGAAGGAACCAGAGCACGAACGCCTCCCTTCCGACGAGCCAGACCACGACATCCCAAGATACCGGGGCACTCGGTTACGCAGCCAAGCCGAAGGTAGCGATGCAGACGACAACGACAGCGACTTTGATAGCCGCAGCCGCCCGCTCCGGTCCAAGAACGGCCTTGAGAGCAATGTACAGGAGGAATATGACCCCGATGTGGATGGGGACGCGCCCACCGTTATAGGAAGTAGTTCTAGCCGGGGAAGGTTGGATCGGGCCAAGGTATCCACGGAGTTGTATCCCAAGGAATAA
- a CDS encoding mitochondrial 37S ribosomal protein mS42: MFRSRLLPRAGKSLGLGLRTTVNARRSLHQVPTLPHDYSQGVPNLMSPGGFAIAWSDYMTLMVEKLNALTAGTELEDKDTKTISLLTAREPNQAPIFNYASMAHNNHFFFQGISPTGTPMPDSLRAELEACFSSIETLRREFVITASAMFGPGFVWLVKAGINDYRLLPTYLAGSPYPGAHWRAQPTDMNTVGGDGSARSYFKNQVYGSRKRSGDLPPGGIELEPLLCLNTWEHAWLLDWGVGAGGNGGKTAYAEAWWNLIDWEKVAHKARSTRPAFKGAA; this comes from the exons ATGTTTCGATCACGGCTGTTACCGCGCGCAGGGAAAAGCCTAGGCCTCGGCCTTCGCACCACCGTCAATGCCAGAAGAAGCCTGCATCAAGTCCCAACGCTGCCTCACGACTACTCCCAGGGCGTCCCTAACCTCATGAGCCCCGGGGGCTTCGCGATCGCATGGTCAGACTACATGACTCTGATGGTAGAGAAGCTCAATGCCTTGACGGCCG GCACCGAACTCGAAGACAAGGACACCAAGACCATCAGCCTCCTGACGGCCCGCGAGCCCAACCAAGCCCCCATCTTCAACTACGCCTCCATGGCGCACAACAaccacttcttcttccagggCATATCGCCCACAGGCACCCCCATGCCCGACTCGCTCCGCGCCGAGCTCGAGGCgtgcttctcctccatcGAGACGCTGCGCCGCGAGTTCGTCATCACCGCCTCGGCCATGTTCGGCCCCGGCTTCGTCTGGctcgtcaaggccggcatcAACGACTACCGCCTGCTGCCGACCTACCTCGCCGGCTCGCCCTACCCCGGCGCCCACTGGCGCGCCCAGCCCACCGACATGAACACCgtgggcggcgacggctcCGCCCGCTCCTACTTCAAGAACCAGGTCTACGGCAGCAGGAAGCGGTCCGGCGACCTGCCccccggcggcatcgagCTCGAGCCCCTGCTGTGCCTAAACACCTGGGAGCACGCGTGGCTGCTGGACTggggcgtcggcgccggcggcaacggcggcaagacCGCCTATGCCGAGGCCTGGTGGAACCTGATTGACTGGGAAAAGGTTGCCCACAAGGCCCGGTCTACTCGGCCGGCATTCAAGGGCGCCGCGTAG
- the folD gene encoding Bifunctional protein FolD — MGAILLEGHLVIKNIEQWCLRKGRRGRIDPVLAVVFFNTDPAAEEYVRIKAHVAEKAGVGYWVYEISPEASSGHVQRQIQELNENEQVHGILIQRPLPEHLNEPKIMASIDPDKHIEEYCEGQPSNIAADALGRLLSKHGRSRVLCESAVHVVGFGNIITDGFTSHMRHHYPRVSVSPNLPKVTGDAKPGSEHVDRPAMLITELHRGPGFIKPRMIRPEVRVIIDLGFYSTEQGVIVGDLDHTVFEKDELAVAPTPGGVLPVLPWLMMERTIRAKRLLTRKESRFCCICQ; from the exons atgGGAGCCATCCTTCTGGAAGGACACCTTGTCATCAAGAATATTGAGCAATGGTGCTTGCGGAagggccgccgaggccgcatCGACCCGGTCCTAGCAGTCGTGTTCTTCAATACAGACCCTGCTGCCGAGGAATATGTCCGAATTAAAGCACACGTTGCTGAAAAG GCGGGCGTCGGATACTGGGTTTACGAAATCTCTCCCGAAGCCTCCTCGGGCCATGTCCAGAGACAGATTCAAGAACTCAACGAAAACGAGCAGGTGCACGGTATACTCATTCAGCGCCCACTGCCGGAGCACCTCAACGAGCCCAAGATCATGGCGTCCATCGACCCGGACAAACACATCGAGGAGTACTGCGAGGGGCAGCCCAGCAACATTGCTGCTGACGCCCTTGGTCGCCTCCTCTCCAAGCATGGGAGGAGCCGTGTGTTGTGTGAGTCCGCCGTACACGTTGTGGGCTTTGGCAACATCATCACCGATGGTTTCACGTCGCACATGAGGCACCACTACCCGCGGGTCAGCGTTTCTCCCAATCTTCCCAAAGTCACGGGTGACGCAAAACCCGGTTCAGAGCATGTTGATCGGCCAGCCATGCTCATCACGGAGCTTCATCGCGGGCCTGGCTTCATCAAGCCGCGTATGATCCGTCCCGAGGTGCGGGTAATTATCGACCTTGGCTTTTATTCCACGGAACAGGGCGTCATCGTGGGGGACCTTGACCACACAGTGTTTGAGAAGGATGAGCTTGCCGTCGCTCCGACACCCGGTGGTGTGCTGCCTGTGCTGCcgtggttgatgatggagaggaCTATTAGAGCAAAACGGCTTTTGACACGGAAAGAGTCGCGATTTTGCTGTATATGTCAGTAG
- the MPC1 gene encoding Mitochondrial pyruvate carrier 1: MAALIKAANAKIRSNPVLDYVCSTHFWGPVSNFGIPVAAVLDTQKSPDLISGQMTGALCIYSATFMRYSLAVTPKNYLLFACHFVNECAQLTQGYRYLSYHHWGGKEKTHLEKGIEAAKNKVEGVEDKVKSAVGK; encoded by the exons ATGGCAGCTCTCATCAAGGCGGCCAACGCAAAGATCAGGTCCAACCCCGTGTTGGACTACGTCTGCTCAACAC ACTTCTGGGGTCCCGTGTCAAACTTTGGCATTCCCGTCGCCGCAGTGCTGGACACGCAAAAGAGTCCCGACCT AATCTCGGGCCAAATGACCGGCGCGCTGTGCATCTACTCGGCCACGTTCATGCGGTACTCGCTCGCCGTCACGCCCAAGAACTACCTCCTCTTCGCGTGCCACTTCGTCAACGAGTGCGCCCAGCTGACCCAGGGCTACCGATACCTGTCATACCACCACTGGGGCGGCAAGGAGAAGACGCATCTGGAAAAGGGCAtcgaggcggccaagaaTAAGGTCGAGGGCGTGGAGGACAAGGTGAAGAGCGCAGTGGGCAAATAA
- the pyc_1 gene encoding Pyruvate carboxylase, protein MAVPQQPLTFNDVFEDEDVDEPKAANSVHHIRANSSIMQLKKILVANRGEIPIRIFRTAHELSLHTIAVFSYEDRLSMHRQKADEAYVIGKRGQYTPVGAYLAGDEIIKIAVEHGAQLIHPGYGFLSENAEFARNVEKAGLIFVGPQPDVIDALGDKVSARKLAIAADVPVVPGTEGAVAKYEEVKAFTDSYGFPIIIKAAYGGGGRGMRVVRDPESLKESFERATSEAKSAFGNGTVFVERFLDKPKHIEVQLLGDNHGNIVHLYERDCSVQRRHQKVVEIAPAKDLPAETRDAILADAVKLAKSVNYRNAGTAEFLVDQQNRYYFIEINPRIQVEHTITEEITGIDIVAAQIQIAAGATLSQLGLTQDRISTRGFAIQCRITTEDPAEQFRPDTGKIEVYRSAGGNGVRLDGGNGFAGAVITPYYDSMLVKCTCHGSTYEIARRKVLRALIEFRVRGVKTNIPFLASLLTHPVFIDGNCWTTFIDDTPELFDLVGSQNRAQKLLAYLGDVAVNGSSIKGQIGEPKLRTEIILPELIASDGQKVDVSQPCQKGWRNILVEQGPKAFAKAVREYKGCLLMDTTWRDAHQSLLATRVRTVDLLNIAKETSHAMSNLYSLECWGGATFDVAMRFLYEDPWDRLRKMRKLVPNIPFQMLLRGANGVAYSSLPDNAIDHFVEQAKKNGVDIFRVFDALNDIDQLEVGIKAVQKAGGVAEGTVCISGDMLNPKKKYNLEYYLDLVDKLVKLDIDVLGIKDMAGVLKPHAATLLIGSIRKKYPDLPIHVHTHDSAGTGVASMVACAKAGADAVDAATDSLSGMTSQPSINAILASLEGTGLEPGLDARQVRALDTYWSQLRLLYSPFEAHLAGPDPEVYEHEIPGGQLTNMMFQASQLGLGSQWLETKKAYEHANDLLGDIVKVTPTSKVVGDLAQFMVSNKLSAEDVKARASELDFPGSVLEFLEGLMGQPYGGFPEPLRSDALRGRRKLDKRPGLFLEPVDFPKVKKDLAKKYGAPVTECDIASYVMYPKVFEDYKKFQLQYGDLSVLPTRYFLTKPEIGEEFNVELEKGKVLILKLLAVGPLSENTGQREVFFEMNGEVRQVAVLDNKAAVENISRPKADASDSSQVGAPMSGVLVELRVHEGSDVKKGDPLAVLSAMKMEMVISAPHSGKVASLQVKEGDSVDGSDLVCRITKA, encoded by the exons ATGGCAGTTCCGCAGCAGCCTCTCACCTTTAACGATGTCttcgaggatgaggatgttgacgagcccaaggccgccaaCTCGGTTCACCACATCCGAGCCAACTCGAGCATCAtgcagctgaagaagattCTGG TTGCCAACCGTGGTGAAATCC CCATCCGG ATTTTTAGAACC GCCCACGAGCTTTCACTGCACACCATCGCCGTCTTCAG TTATGAGGACCGTCTTTCCATGCACAGGCAGA aggccgacgaggcctACGTTATCGGAAAGCGTGGCCAGTATACCCCTGTCGGAGCCTATCTGGCCGGAGACGAGATTATCAAGATCGCTGTTGAGCACGGTGCTCAATTGATCCACCCTG GGTACGGTTTCTTGTCAGAAAATGCTGAATTTGCCCGAAACGTCGAGAAGGCTGGCCTCATT TTTGTCGGCCCCCAACCCGATGTCATTGATGCGCTTGGCGACAAGGTCTCGGCCCGCAagctcgccatcgccgctgATGTCCCTGTTGTTCCTGGCACCGAAGGTGCTGTTGCCAAGTACGAGGAGGTCAAGGCCTTCACTGACAGCTATGGcttccccatcatcatcaaggcTGCCTATGGTGGCGGTGGCCGGGGTATGCGAGTCGTCCGCGACCCCGAGTCCCTAAAGGAGAGCTTCGAGCGTGCCACCTCCGAGGCCAAGTCCGCCTTTGGAAACGGAACCGTCTTTGTCGAGCGATTCCTCGACAAGCCCAAGCACATTGAGGTCCAGCTGCTTGGTGATAACCATGGCAACATTGTTCACTTGTACGAGCGTGACTGCTCTGTCCAGCGAAGACACCAAAAGGTTGTCGAGATTGCCCCTGCCAAGGATCTTCCCGCTGAGACCCGCGATGCCATCCTGGCCGATGCTGTCAAGCTGGCCAAGTCTGTCAACTACCGCAATGCAGGCACTGCGGAGTTCTTGGTCGACCAGCAGAACCGATACTACTTTATTGAGATCAACCCCCGTATCCAGGTCGAGCACACCATCACTGAAGAAATTACTGGCATCGATatcgtcgccgcccagaTCCAGATTGCCGCTGGTGCTACCCTTTCCCAGCTCGGACTGACCCAAGACCGCATCTCTACCCGTGGTTTTGCCATCCAGTGCCGTATCACCACCGAAGACCCCGCTGAACAGTTCCGCCCAGATACTGGCAAGATCGAGGTCTACCGATCTGCCGGTGGTAATGGTGTCCGTCTTGACGGTGGCAACGGATTTGCTGGCGCCGTCATTACTCCTTACTACGACTCCATGTTGGTCAAGTGCACATGCCACGGCTCAACATACGAAATCGCCCGCAGAAAAGTCCTCCGTGCCTTGATAGAGTTCCGTGTCCGTGGTGTCAAGACCAACATCCCCTTCCTGGCCTCCCTACTTACCCACCCCGTCTTCATTGACGGCAACTGCTGGACTACCTTTATTGATGATACCCCCGAGCTGTTTGATCTCGTTGGAAGCCAGAACCGTGCCCAGAAGCTGTTGGCCTATCTTGGCGACGTGGCCGTCAACGGCAGCTCCATCAAGGGACAAATTGGCGAGCCTAAGCTCAGGACCGAGATCATTCTCCCTGAGCTCATCGCATCCGATGGCCAGAAGGTTGATGTCAGTCAGCCCTGCCAGAAGGGATGGAGGAACATTCTTGTTGAGCAGGGCCCTAAGGCCTTTGCCAAGGCTGTTCGGGAATACAAGGGCTGCCTGCTCATGGACACCACCTGGAGAGATGCCCACCAGTCTCTGCTTGCCACTCGTGTCCGAACCGTGGACCTGTTGAACATTGCCAAAGAGACCAGCCACGCCATGTCTAACCTCTACAGTTTGGAATGCTGGGGTGGTGCTACCTTTGATGTTGCCATGCGATTCCTCTATGAGGACCCTTGGGACCGTCTCCGCAAGATGCGAAAGCTTGTTCCTAATATCCCGTTCCAGATGCTTCTGCGTGGTGCCAATGGTGTTGCCTACTCCTCTCTGCCAGACAATGCTATTGATCATTTTGTCgagcaggccaagaagaacgGTGTTGATATCTTCCGTGTCTTTGATGCTCTGAACGATATTGACCAGCTCGAAGTTGGTATCAAAGCCGTGCAAAAGGCCGGTGGTGTTGCCGAAGGAACAGTGTGTATTTCGGGAGATATGCTG AACCCCAAAAAGAAGTATAACCTGGAGTACTACCTGGATTTGGTTGACAAGTTGGTCAAGCTTGACATCGACGTTTTGGGCATCAAGGATATGGCTGGTGTTCTCAAGCCTCACGCCGCCACTCTTCTGATCGGATCTATCCGCAAGAAGTACCCTGATCTCCCCATCCACGTCCACACCCACGACTCTGCTGGCACGGGTGTCGCTTCCATGGTTGCTTGCGCCAAGGCCGGTGCCGATGCCGTTGACGCCGCCACTGACAGCTTGTCTGGCATGACTTCTCAGCCTAGCATCAACGCTATCCTGGCCTCTCTCGAAGGCACTGGCTTGGAGCCTGGTCTGGACGCCCGCCAGGTTCGCGCCCTCGACACATACTGGTCGCAGCTTCGTCTACTCTACTCTCCCTTCGAGGCTCACCTTGCAGGTCCCGATCCCGAGGTCTACGAGCACGAGATTCCTGGTGGTCAGCTCACCAACATGATGTTCCAGGCCTCCCAGCTTGGTCTGGGCTCCCAGTGGCTCGAGACCAAGAAGGCCTACGAACACGCCAACGACCTTCTTGGTGATATTGTCAAGGTCACCCCAACCTCCAAGGTTGTGGGTGATCTTGCCCAGTTCATGGTTTCCAACAAGCTGTCCGCTGAGGACGTCAAGGCCCGTGCCTCGGAACTTGATTTCCCTGGCTCCGTTTTGGAATTCCTGGAGGGCCTTATGGGCCAGCCATACGGAGGGTTCCCCGAGCCCCTTCGCTCTGATGCTCTGCGTGGCCGCCGCAAGCTCGACAAGCGTCCTGGCTTGTTCCTCGAACCCGTCGACTTCCCCAAGGTCAAGAAAGACCTCGCCAAGAAGTATGGTGCTCCCGTCACTGAATGTGATATCGCATCCTACGTCATGTACCCCAAGGTCTTCGAGGATTACAAGAAGTTCCAGCTGCAGTATGGCGACTTGTCTGTCCTGCCAACCCGGTACTTCCTCACCAAGCCCGAGATTGGCGAAGAGTTCAACGTCGAGCTCGAGAAGGGCAAggtcctcatcctcaagcTTCTCGCTGTTGGCCCTCTCAGCGAGAATACCGGCCAGCGTGAGGTCTTCTTCGAGATGAATGGCGAGGTTCGACAGGTCGCAGTCCTTGACAACAAGGCTGCCGTGGAGAACATTAGCCGACCCAAGGCCGATGCAAGCGACTCCAGCCAAGTCGGTGCCCCCATGTCTGGCGTTCTTGTTGAGCTCCGCGTACACGAGGGCTCCGATGTCAAGAAGGGCGACCCGTTGGCTGTCCTGTCAGCCATGAAGATG GAAATGGTCATCTCAGCTCCCCACAGCGGCAAGGTCGCAAGCCTCCAGGTCAAGGAGGGCGACTCAGTCGACGGTTCGGACCTAGTGTGCAGAATCACAAAAGCCTAG